ATGTGCTTATATATGTCGACAACATTTCTAGTTAGGTACAAGTCAAGCTTaccttttcaaaataaatttctttgtAGTATATCATAAGTTTAGAACAATTAATTTCCTTGCACCATCCAAACAATTATATAGATAATCGAATTACACGTAGAAAACTAATTAGAAATTGATttcttattgtatttattatatataagcaCATCAAACAACTACATGAATATCccaacaaatttatttatttatttattatattgatGTATATGACTAGAAAAGTCTGACATTTTGCATcacatgaaaagaaaaaaactttgGCAAGGGCCAATGCCTTGATTGCTTGGTTGGTAATCAATTAACAAGGTTAGCAAACTTGAACATGGTTGGATTCACAGCACTGTACCCTCCATCTACCAGGAGATTGACTCCACTCACATAATTTGCTTCTTCACTAGCCAGGTATAGTGCAGCCTTGGCTACAGATTCTGGCTTAAGAATTTCACCCTTTAGATTGCCCATGTTGCTGAGTTTCAATTCCACAATGGATCTCTGTTCTTCAGTAATCCCTGGCAAACCAGTTACCACTCCATAAGGCGAGATACAATTTACTCTTATGCCGTATTGCCCCAAATCAGGCGTCAAGTTCTTAGCCAGCCCCAGAATCCCATACTTTGTTGCTGCGTAGGTGTGAGATGCAAGCCCTGCAATCGAAGTGCAAGCACTGGCAGTGAAGAGAATGCAACCTTTACGTTGGGGTATCATAACCCTTGCTGCATGTTTGGCTCCAAGGAAAGCACCGATGGTGTTGACTTGAAACATCTTTTCCAGGTCTGATTTTTTAGCATCCAAAATCCCTCCGCTTGTTGGGCGGTCCATGATGCCTGCATTGTTGTACATAATGTCCAGTTTTCCATGTTTGGAGATGGTGATGTCGATAAGATTGCAGATGTCATCTTCATTTGAGACATCACAATGGATGAAGGCAACATTTTCGCCAAGCTGGTTGGCGAGGGCTTGGCCTTTGCAATCTTGGATATCAGCAATGACCACCTTGGCACCATTTTCATGGAAAACATGCACAGCACTTGCTCCAATCCCACTGGCGCCACCTGTTATAATTGCCACCTTGCCTTCAAGCCTGAAACTTGAAGATTATACATCAATATGGGGAATATATGATATTTACATGCGAATTAAAGAAGATTATGATCATCTCGCGAAATTGGAATCAAACTAAGAGAAAGAAACTTGTTAAAACAAACAGGTGCTACAAAATTCGAACATATATAGTAATGCATAAAATTAGGGTGCGAGTTCTTAGTTTGTTACCTCTTCTGAGACATCGCAATGCTCACTTTAACACGTCTgtgaaaatttagaatttagcaGGAAGGGGAAGAAACTTGCGTATTGGCTGTTTGTTTATTTTCTCTCACTGGTATCCAAGCATTTATATATGCGTAtataaagagaaataaataaaaataagatcaccaatatttcaaccaaaacatttaataggtttcatttcagtcaaTCCCAAAACCCGGTTTTAATTCCTGAAGCCCAGAATCAAACAACTGGTTACAacgtttgaaaaaaaatattaataataaaagaagacAACAACCACAGAACATGCCATCTTGTTTAAAACATATGCCAAGCAATTTTGGCAAATCCTCTGTCACCACGTTACTCGCTGTCCGTACATAAGGTCCTCTGTTTCTGtttcttaattattatttttatattccaGTCCCTAAATACTCaatcaatttatatttatttagaaGAGAATTGGCTCCCATCAGGAGAGTTTTCAAAGTATCATTTTTAAGACAGTTGACTTAGACTCCCAATAATTGAAGGTATTATTTTTAAGTAGAAATTTTTCTCCTGATCTCAACCAAAAGCTATATACGGTTCACAGAGAGGGTGACTTGACTGGTGGAGATAAATACCTACAGAACTTGAAAGAAGTGTTAGTTCTGGGTGTGTGAAGATTAATGGAAATACCTAGGCACACCGTAGCTCGAACCACCAACCTATGCTTTAAAGTAACATGTTTGCAAATATGGTACCATTTAAGCTATCAGTACCTATCTTCATTAACTGAGGTGTCCCCTTCATGGGTCGTACATAGCTCTCCAGGAAGGTTGGGAATAAAATCCCAACACAGGACAATACCTTTGGTTGTTGCGAGTCCACCCCGAGGACGACACTTTGAAGATTTCTCTTGAAGAGAGTCTATTCGCCCATTAAGAATATTGATTTTGCTTTTTAATCCATCGTTATATGAAAACAatacttgaaattctatcaaagGTTATTATTTTGAAGAGTCTACCATTCACCAATGAAAAGGTCAAAGTTTTGGATATTTTGAGATCCCAAGTTTGAGTTTCACTGTATGTAAATGTGTggattcttttttaaatttattctagttataattagttaatttgagtttaaatctttattaaattaattattcggataaactattaaaacagtcacttttgtttgtttcaagttatattttagtcacttatgtttgaaatgttgcgttttagtcacttacattattgtgttgtaacattttagtcatgaGTGTTAATTGTCAAGAAATGGCAGATCTATTCACTCTATCAATAACCGAGCCGGATCTGGTGTAGTATAAGGGATTTGCCTTTTCTATTGATTCCTACAGATTGGATCAAAAACAATTCTTGAATGAGGTATTGAACTCCAGGGATGAATCGAAAAAGAAATCTTTATCGGCTCTACCTCCTATTTTTtatgaagaaaatgaatctttttaTCTAAGGATCAGAAAAAAATGGGTCCAGATCTCCTGCGGGAATGATTTGGAAGATCCAAAACCAAAAATAGTGGTATTTGCTAGCAACAACATAATGGAGGCAGTCAATCAAGATAGATTGATCCGAAATCTGATTCAAATCCAATATAGCACCTATGGGTACATAAGAAATGTATTGAATCTATTCATTAAAAAGAATCGATCCGATCGCAACTTCGAATATGGAATTCAAAGGGATCAAATAGGAAATGATACTCTGAATCATAGAACTATAATGAAATATACGATCAACCAACATTTATCGAATTTGAAAAAGAGTCAGAAGAAATAGTTCAATCCTCTTATTTTGATTTCTCGGACCGAGAGATCCGTGAATTGGGATCCTAATGCATATAGATACAAATGGTCCAATGGGAGCAAGAATTTCCAGGAGCATTTGGAACATTTCGTTTTTGAGCAGAAGAGCCGTTTTCAAGTAGTGTTCGATCGATTACGTATTAATCAATATTCGATTGATTGGTCTGAGGTTATCGACAAAAAAGATTTGTCTAAGTCACTTCGTTTCTTTTTGTCCAAGTTACTTCTCTTTTTGTCCAAGTTGCTTCTCTTTTTGTCCAACTCACTTCCTTTTTTCTTTGTGAGTTTCGGGAATATCCCCATTCATAGGTCTGAGATCCACATCTATGAATTGAAAAGTCCGAATGATCAACTTTGCAATCAGTTGTTAGAATCAATAGGTCTTCAAAttgttcattttaaaaaattgaaacctTTCTTATTGGATGATCATAATACTTCTCAAAAACCGAAATTCTTGATCAATGGAGGAACAATATCACCATTTTTGGTCAATAAGATACCAAAGTGGATGATTGACTCATTCCATACTAGAAATAATCGCAGGAAATCTTTTGATAACATGGATTCCTATTTCTCAATGATATCCCACGATCAAGACAATTGGTTGAATCCCGTGAAACCATTTCATAGAAGTTTACGGTATAACGATaagctgatgtggcacgttaaatcataatttcaaatgaatattttaggttaaattatacaattggccctatattttttttgttttgagcaatttaatttttttcttttatgttctttaaactttttttcttcttttttttgttctttattttctattctcttttgtttttccctctgttttcctccattctttatttcttttaacttaatttttcaATGTTTTCCTTTTGTTAAAACTAGTTCTATACTTTTAttgttttgaacaattttttttatttctttatttcctttttcttcttcccctttatttttctctcttctcatatTATTCACCGTAGAAACATAATCTTTACCCACTAAATAAACCAAGTCATTGTTTCTTTCACATTATTCCTAAATTGAATTTCACTCAAAACTAAATATCAATCATTCTTAATGAAATCTCGATttgaatataacctaattttgaaactaCAATTGGATCtaactaattaatataaaaaatcatatcaTTAATCAAATgtaaacataaattgaattctttatattcaaaacaattttttttccgtTTTCAAACTTTTACATAAACGTGTAGATTattcctttcattttcttttattttttgatgaataaaattaagcaaacgGTAAAATTAATCTAAACTTTCTTGGATATTCCCAAGCAAGCTTGATTGGAAGTCGATCATGGATGAACCAAAGAGAGAAAGGGAGCATAGAACCAAACTGGTTTGGGTAAAGTCGAGGGTAAGTTTTGTATGGTGGTTGTTTTAGTCATTGAGAGTATAGGGCTTGTTTGAAGAATCAGTGAAACAATGTAGTTTCAAGAGGACGAGAATATTGTAGGCAAAATAGATAAGGTGGTTGTGGGGGTTGGTTAGGAGGTTAAAGGAACGACTCGAGAAACTTTGTTGAGGGTGAACTGTCATAAGTCTTGATTGGCAAGGTCTTCAAGTGAGGCAAGCTTGTGGACTAGGTCATTGAGAGATCTAAATTAGTTTGTTAAAGCGATGATGAACGATGAGGGTTTGTAATTGTAGGGTGAGAATATGCGAAgcaagttttattttggtttcaggtttcgtcttttcttttttcataaacagaaaaaagttttaacaaatgaaaaatataaaaaaaaactatgttgaaagagatggagaagggtGTAACACCTCTTAACCCTAAACTGTCGCCAGAAcaaggttacaaggcattaccgaacatatcggataatttacaaataattcttaaataaatcacAAGCTTGTTATAGagtaatcataaattcatataatctGTTACTaagttacttttttttaaaaaaaattcaatataacccctttataaatttCTAACCTTTTCTACAATTTTAAATCGCAACCAAACCAATTCTAACATTTCAAACAATTCatttcacatatacatacacctaAATTATACCtaaaactttaatttattatttaattaaatagttataacaacatcatttaaaattaattgataacttaattcatttcatttcaaCTTAGTAACAAAACATCAAAATGTCATAAACTTTTCATACCCTTTCACTAAATCATCAACATTATAAGTCATTCTTTATAAACCAAAGTACAAAACATATTCAAGTGACCTAAACAATTCCTAAGTACATGCCGCTTTTAGTCAAAAGAAGAATACATCATCAAGTTTTGTGTTGGAGTCGAGAATGtcctggatgctgaaccgggacacttgacttctactaatcTCTGCACGGAaccaaccgtacgctgagtatggatatactcagtggtattaccataatttaaattatatccacaataataaaaacataaatattaaaatatataacaattaatttcttatatactaattcatatatttttttcattatttcataaaaacaattcaaattaattattcatcAATCAATGTATTTTTCTCAAACTTGAATTTAAACCACTTTAGCTCATACTTTTCTCTTTCTATCACAATTCCAATttcaattcatactttaatttctttttctcctttcaatgcctcaaattcacatttcaacttttcaccctattaacataactcggactttggcggatacacggatcctaCCAACCACACCAAtatggcactcagtgcctcatcggatagttcgaagcaatagttgacacccagtgtctcatcggcctagccgaagtaaagtggtacccagtacctcatcgaatctatccgaagtaaaatagtgacacccagttatatctgactcagcccgactaattaatagggtattccatattacttttcaatttcaaattcattctcaatttaattacaacTCAATTCAACATACTTTTCCATTTTAATACATACTCATCATTCAAttgaattttcattcaattcaacaataactCTTACCTTATAATTTACTTACCATAtgcataaattaatttaacatttaatgaataaataaataatttaaattatagtaatacaaacccggattTCGTGATTActcctcgataactttctcttttccttttcctgCCAATGCTTCGGGTTCTttattagctacgaaaataatagtaatttacattattatttatagcattaattataataaataattaaatttctaaacaattcctaccttattcccaatttaatcctaactaaacttactttcttaatccaattcactctctttttctattcaaaatttgtctaaactcatatttaactataaaatttccagcatattttcctaatttcgaaatttctttaatttagtccctacaactaaaacttataacttcttttacaattcaatcctttattcaattctaacttagaattcattcaatttaatcctaattccataatttgttcaacataaaccctacttgaACACCTATAAACTCTtgaaatatcaacttaatttcaataaAATCTTGTTTagagcttctaaaacatcaagaTTAACTAGAAAGGActtaattaacttaccaattacagcttcaagcttcaaatccttagttttctcttttatttttctttctctttttctccctTGCTTCCTGTTTTCAATTCTGTTTCTGctctcttttgtttctttatttctcttttatatttcctttacttttcatttaattaattcaataaatatctatttaaaaataaatattagtatTACATTTGGTCACACTTATATTTCTACATTTGTAccaataattttatcaaaattgtcattatttaatttgtttacaaacaaaaatctcataatttatttaattaatttaataaatatctttaacataataataataattaataaatatctattttaatatcaattacatatattacatttgtacacatacatattattatatttgtacCCTATCATCCTCATACATTTgtcataactttaatttattaattatataaaaaaatctcataacataattaatacaattaattattataaaatatatttatacttaaattataagtaaattgaatatttaaattacaaatgtaccaatataatttttacatatgtattttttttattaccataTAATTATctactaattaatttatttaataataatactactaataataatctaatataaaaccataatgttagttaataattataataattatatataatatttaaatataacctaaataaaatcttagattttaatACATATTTGTGGCCTCAACTTTTGTAAATGGTTTAATtagcattttaatcctttttattttctattactttagaattaaacttttactccttattcaatttagttctttttactaattactttaaattaagctaaattcacctaattaaaacctaattagacacactactaaactcataaatatttttaataattattttcgaacttatttcactaagacggaggccctgtaactcactttttcggtgcccgtgaattttgggtcattacaaagggagaaaaataaaggaagaaacagaagagaatggaaaaaaaagaaaaaaaagggagaaagttataagaacataaaagaaaattaaattactcataacgaaaaaaatatggggaccaattgtataatttaacatgaaaatttttatttgaaatgattatttaacgTGTCATGTCAGCTTATTGTTACACCGTTAATGAAAATTAACgattcagtgactaaaatgttataacacattaacgtaaatgactaaaatgtaacttttcaaaaataaataacaaaaatgtcATTTAAAGTAAAGAAAAGTGACTATTTGAATAGTTTACCCTAATTACTCTAttttatacttgtgataattgataatgataataaaaa
This window of the Gossypium hirsutum isolate 1008001.06 chromosome A09, Gossypium_hirsutum_v2.1, whole genome shotgun sequence genome carries:
- the LOC107895930 gene encoding tropinone reductase-like 1: MSQKRLEGKVAIITGGASGIGASAVHVFHENGAKVVIADIQDCKGQALANQLGENVAFIHCDVSNEDDICNLIDITISKHGKLDIMYNNAGIMDRPTSGGILDAKKSDLEKMFQVNTIGAFLGAKHAARVMIPQRKGCILFTASACTSIAGLASHTYAATKYGILGLAKNLTPDLGQYGIRVNCISPYGVVTGLPGITEEQRSIVELKLSNMGNLKGEILKPESVAKAALYLASEEANYVSGVNLLVDGGYSAVNPTMFKFANLVN